A window of Pseudomonas guangdongensis contains these coding sequences:
- a CDS encoding YbaB/EbfC family nucleoid-associated protein, protein MMKGGMAGLMKQAQQMQEKMQKMQEELANAEVTGQSGAGLVSVVMTGRHDVRRVTLDESLLQEDKEILEDLIAAAVNDAVRKIEQNNQEKMAGMTAGLQMPPGFKMPF, encoded by the coding sequence ATGATGAAAGGTGGCATGGCCGGGCTGATGAAGCAGGCGCAGCAGATGCAGGAAAAGATGCAGAAGATGCAGGAAGAGCTGGCCAACGCCGAGGTGACCGGGCAATCCGGCGCCGGTCTGGTCAGCGTGGTGATGACCGGGCGTCACGACGTCCGTCGCGTCACCCTGGACGAGAGCCTGCTGCAGGAAGACAAGGAAATCCTCGAAGACCTGATCGCCGCCGCGGTGAACGATGCGGTGCGCAAGATCGAGCAGAACAACCAGGAGAAAATGGCCGGCATGACCGCCGGGCTGCAGATGCCGCCCGGCTTCAAGATGCCGTTCTGA
- the dnaX gene encoding DNA polymerase III subunit gamma/tau, which yields MSYQVLARKWRPRSFREMVGQTHVLRALINALDNQRLHHAYLFTGTRGVGKTTIARILAKCLNCEQGVSSTPCGQCSVCREIDEGRFIDLIEVDAASRTKVEDTRELLDNVQYAPSRGRYKVYLIDEVHMLSTHSFNALLKTLEEPPPHVKFLLATTDPQKLPVTILSRCLQFSLKNMPPERVVEHLTHVLGAEQIPFEEDALWLLGRAADGSMRDAMSLTDQAIAFGEGRVLAADVRAMLGTLDHGQVYGVLQALIGGDAPALLEAVRQLAEQGPDWSGVLAELLNVLHRVAIAQVLPDAVDNGQGDRERVLALAGALPAEDVQFYYQMGLIGRRDLPLAPDPRSGFEMVLLRMLAFRPADATRVPATPLKAGTPAPAVAAPAALPAASVQPQPQPQPQPQPQPQPQPQPQPQPQPQPQPAAQAAAQPERTPEAVAEPQPSPPQPARTETSREPEPPVATVPVDLPWDLPDDEGGVTARAVPAAAAAPRREVPVTPPATPPQPPVVDEGGEGDEAGDGEDYDSVDMDAYAYLDGMQPVDDYAPAVPPAEPEPALAVAPATGLAAEWLALFPQLGLAGMTASIAANCTLVAVDGDHWSLQLDPAQSALFNAAQQRRLSDALSAYHGRTLTLDIRIERPAQETPAQAAARQRAERQRQAEAAIQSDPLVRRMIEQFAAVIRDGTIEPLNN from the coding sequence ATGAGTTATCAGGTACTCGCCCGCAAGTGGCGTCCGCGCTCGTTCCGCGAAATGGTCGGCCAGACCCATGTGCTCCGGGCCCTGATCAATGCGCTGGACAACCAGCGCCTGCACCACGCCTATCTGTTCACCGGCACCCGCGGGGTGGGCAAGACCACCATCGCGCGCATCCTCGCCAAGTGCCTGAACTGCGAGCAGGGGGTCAGCTCCACGCCCTGCGGGCAGTGTTCGGTGTGCCGGGAGATCGACGAGGGGCGTTTCATCGACCTGATCGAGGTGGACGCGGCCAGCCGCACCAAGGTGGAGGACACCCGCGAACTGCTCGACAACGTGCAGTACGCGCCGAGCCGCGGGCGCTACAAGGTCTACCTGATCGACGAAGTGCACATGCTCTCCACGCACTCGTTCAACGCCCTGCTCAAGACCCTCGAAGAGCCGCCGCCGCACGTCAAGTTCCTGCTTGCCACCACCGACCCGCAGAAGCTGCCGGTGACCATTCTCTCGCGCTGCCTGCAGTTCTCGCTGAAGAACATGCCGCCGGAGCGGGTGGTCGAGCACCTGACGCATGTACTGGGCGCCGAGCAGATTCCCTTCGAGGAAGATGCGTTGTGGCTGCTCGGCCGCGCCGCCGACGGTTCGATGCGCGACGCCATGAGTCTCACCGACCAGGCCATCGCCTTCGGCGAGGGACGGGTACTGGCCGCCGACGTGCGGGCGATGCTCGGCACCCTCGATCACGGCCAGGTCTACGGCGTGCTGCAGGCGCTGATCGGCGGCGATGCGCCGGCTCTGCTGGAGGCGGTGCGCCAGCTAGCCGAACAGGGGCCGGACTGGAGCGGCGTGCTGGCCGAGCTGCTCAATGTGCTGCACCGCGTGGCCATCGCCCAGGTGCTGCCGGATGCCGTGGACAACGGCCAGGGCGACCGCGAGCGGGTGCTGGCGCTGGCTGGCGCGCTGCCGGCCGAGGACGTGCAGTTCTACTATCAGATGGGCCTGATCGGCCGTCGCGACCTGCCGCTGGCGCCCGATCCGCGCAGCGGTTTCGAGATGGTCCTGCTGCGCATGCTGGCCTTCCGCCCGGCGGACGCGACGCGTGTCCCGGCCACGCCGCTCAAGGCCGGCACGCCCGCGCCCGCCGTTGCCGCGCCGGCCGCATTGCCGGCAGCCTCCGTACAACCGCAACCGCAACCGCAACCGCAACCGCAACCGCAACCGCAACCGCAACCGCAACCGCAACCGCAACCGCAACCGCAACCGCAACCTGCGGCGCAGGCAGCAGCGCAGCCCGAGCGCACTCCCGAGGCGGTAGCCGAGCCGCAACCGTCGCCGCCCCAACCGGCTCGCACCGAGACCTCGCGCGAGCCCGAGCCGCCGGTGGCAACGGTGCCGGTGGACCTGCCCTGGGATCTGCCGGACGATGAAGGTGGCGTCACGGCCCGTGCCGTGCCCGCAGCTGCAGCCGCGCCGCGCCGCGAAGTACCGGTTACGCCGCCTGCGACCCCGCCGCAGCCGCCGGTCGTCGACGAGGGCGGCGAAGGCGACGAGGCGGGCGACGGCGAGGATTACGACAGCGTCGACATGGATGCCTATGCCTATCTGGACGGCATGCAGCCGGTCGACGACTACGCCCCGGCCGTGCCGCCTGCCGAGCCGGAGCCGGCCCTGGCGGTGGCGCCGGCGACCGGTCTGGCCGCCGAGTGGCTGGCGCTGTTCCCGCAACTGGGCCTGGCCGGGATGACCGCCAGCATCGCCGCCAACTGCACCCTGGTGGCCGTCGACGGCGATCACTGGTCGCTGCAGCTGGACCCGGCGCAGAGCGCGTTGTTCAATGCCGCCCAGCAACGGCGCCTGAGCGATGCGCTGAGCGCCTATCATGGACGCACGCTGACCCTGGACATCCGCATCGAACGTCCCGCGCAGGAGACTCCGGCACAGGCCGCCGCGCGCCAGCGCGCCGAGCGCCAGCGTCAGGCCGAGGCGGCGATCCAGAGCGATCCGCTGGTCCGGCGGATGATCGAACAGTTCGCCGCGGTGATCCGCGACGGCACCATAGAACCCCTGAACAACTGA
- a CDS encoding PAS domain-containing hybrid sensor histidine kinase/response regulator, giving the protein MAKPSEGEVRPNVADLLGLGSHSARKSYYPELAARLDELERERNRYKWLFEHAVHGIFQAGLQDGIRAANPALAHMLGYDDPQEVLWSQHDLAEHLFAGGAAELARIGAVLREGKGLFGYETRLRRRDGSHIDVVMNLLLKPDAEGLVEGFVADITERKQAQLRQQQINVELERRVAERTAELLEANRHLQQEIRQRERIQCELREARDAAEAANQSKDKYLAAASHDLLQPLNAARLLIATLRERSLPAGEATLVERTHQALEGAEDLLADLLDIARLDSRAIRPDPAVYRLDELLAPLASEFQPVAEAAGLQLRVRIPRLAVNTDFRLLTRILRNFLSNACRYTGEGRVLLGCRRRGARLLVEVWDTGRGIPADKLEEIFLEFNQLDGSRRGERKGVGLGLAIVERIARMLDYPIRVRSQPGRGSVFSIEVPLAEYAAAQPAVAPVERPGDPLPGRRVLVVDNEPDIQASMQALLVQWGCEARVAGSLEEARGQLQGWQAELLLVDYHLDAGANGCDLIRALRAEHGSALPAVVVSAERSEQCRRRLHEHGIPLLNKPVKPGKLRAVLSQFLG; this is encoded by the coding sequence ATGGCGAAGCCCTCTGAAGGCGAGGTGCGGCCCAACGTCGCCGATCTGCTGGGTCTGGGCAGTCATTCGGCGCGCAAGAGCTACTACCCGGAGCTGGCCGCGCGCCTCGACGAGCTGGAGCGCGAACGCAACCGCTACAAGTGGCTGTTCGAGCATGCCGTGCACGGCATCTTCCAGGCCGGCCTGCAGGACGGCATCCGCGCCGCCAACCCGGCGCTGGCGCACATGCTTGGCTACGACGATCCGCAGGAGGTGCTGTGGTCGCAGCACGATCTGGCCGAGCACCTGTTCGCCGGCGGCGCCGCCGAGCTGGCACGGATCGGCGCGGTGCTGCGCGAGGGCAAGGGGCTGTTCGGCTACGAAACGCGGCTGCGCCGCCGCGACGGCAGCCACATCGACGTGGTGATGAACCTGCTGCTCAAGCCCGATGCCGAGGGGCTGGTCGAGGGCTTCGTCGCCGACATCACCGAGCGCAAGCAGGCCCAGCTGCGTCAGCAGCAGATCAACGTCGAGCTGGAGCGGCGCGTCGCCGAGCGCACCGCCGAGCTGCTCGAAGCCAATCGCCACCTGCAGCAGGAAATCCGCCAACGCGAGCGCATCCAGTGCGAGCTGCGCGAGGCGCGCGACGCCGCCGAGGCGGCCAACCAGAGCAAGGACAAGTACCTGGCGGCGGCCAGCCACGATCTGCTGCAGCCGCTCAACGCCGCGCGCCTCTTGATCGCCACCCTGCGCGAGCGCAGTTTGCCGGCCGGCGAGGCCACGCTGGTGGAGCGCACCCACCAGGCCCTGGAGGGCGCCGAGGACCTGCTCGCCGACCTGCTCGACATCGCCCGTCTGGACAGCCGGGCGATCCGCCCGGACCCGGCCGTCTACCGCCTCGACGAGCTGCTGGCGCCGCTGGCCTCGGAGTTCCAGCCGGTGGCGGAGGCCGCGGGGCTGCAGCTGCGCGTGCGCATCCCGCGCCTGGCGGTGAACACCGACTTCCGCCTGCTCACCCGCATCCTGCGCAACTTCCTCAGCAATGCCTGCCGCTACACCGGCGAGGGCCGCGTGCTGCTCGGCTGCCGGCGGCGCGGCGCGCGCCTGCTGGTGGAGGTGTGGGACACCGGGCGCGGCATTCCGGCCGACAAGCTGGAGGAGATCTTCCTCGAATTCAACCAGCTCGACGGCAGCCGCCGCGGCGAGCGCAAGGGCGTCGGCCTGGGGCTGGCCATCGTCGAGCGTATCGCGCGGATGCTCGACTATCCGATCCGCGTGCGCTCGCAGCCGGGGCGCGGCTCGGTGTTTAGCATCGAGGTGCCGCTGGCCGAATACGCCGCGGCGCAACCCGCCGTGGCGCCCGTCGAGCGCCCCGGCGATCCGCTGCCGGGGCGTCGCGTGCTGGTGGTCGACAACGAGCCGGACATCCAGGCGAGCATGCAGGCGCTGCTTGTCCAGTGGGGATGCGAGGCGCGGGTGGCCGGCAGCCTGGAGGAGGCGCGCGGGCAGTTGCAGGGCTGGCAGGCCGAGCTGCTGCTGGTCGACTATCACCTCGACGCCGGGGCCAACGGTTGCGACCTGATCCGCGCGCTGCGCGCGGAGCACGGCAGCGCGCTGCCCGCGGTGGTCGTCTCCGCCGAGCGCAGCGAGCAGTGCCGCCGTCGCCTGCACGAGCACGGGATTCCGCTGCTCAACAAGCCGGTCAAGCCGGGCAAGCTGCGCGCGGTGCTCAGCCAGTTCCTCGGCTAG